A window from Megalops cyprinoides isolate fMegCyp1 chromosome 8, fMegCyp1.pri, whole genome shotgun sequence encodes these proteins:
- the LOC118782265 gene encoding cocaine- and amphetamine-regulated transcript protein-like, with the protein MESSKLWTRAVVCAVLLSVVSGAETNDSDLELELETRALMDFYPKDPNLTNEKQLLGALQEVLEKLQKKRIPPWEKKFGQVPTCDVGEQCAVRKGARIGKMCDCPRGAFCNFFLLKCL; encoded by the exons ATGGAAAGCTCCAAACTGTGGACCAGAGCTGTAGTATGCGCCGTGTTGCTGTCCGTAGTTAGTGGTGCTGAAACGAATGATTCAGACTTGGAGTTGGAACTCGAAACAAGAGCTTTAATGGACTTCTACCCTAAAGATCCGAACCTGACCAACGAAAAGCAGCTC CTTGGTGCTTTACAAGAGGTTCTGGAgaaacttcagaaaaaaagaattccaCCATGGGAAAAGAAATTCGGTCAAGTTCCTACG tgcgACGTCGGGGAACAATGTGCGGTGCGGAAGGGAGCTCGCATCGGCAAGATGTGCGACTGTCCACGCGGGGCGTTCTGCAACTTTTTTCTGCTGAAGTGCTTGTAA